A window of the Falco rusticolus isolate bFalRus1 chromosome 1, bFalRus1.pri, whole genome shotgun sequence genome harbors these coding sequences:
- the UBE2K gene encoding ubiquitin-conjugating enzyme E2 K isoform X4, producing the protein MTLRTVLLSLQALLAAAEPDDPQDAVVANQYKQNPEMFKQTARLWAHVYAGAPVSSPEYTKKIENLCAMGFDRNAVIVALSSKSWDVETATELLLSN; encoded by the exons ATGACTCTAAGGACGGTGTTGTTATCACTGCAAGCGTTGTTGGCAGCTGCAGAACCAGATGATCCACAGGATGCAGTAGTGGCAAACCAG tacaaacaaaatccagaaatgTTTAAACAGACAGCTCGACTTTGGGCACATGTGTATGCTGGAGCACCAGTTTCTAGTCCAGAATACaccaaaaaaatagaaaaccttTGTGCTATGGGCTTTGATAGG AATGCAGTAATAGTGGCCTTGTCTTCAAAATCATGGGATGTAGAGACTGCAACAGAATTACTCCTGAGTAACTGA